One part of the Dyadobacter sp. 676 genome encodes these proteins:
- a CDS encoding fumarylacetoacetate hydrolase family protein → MKIICVGRNYAEHIAELNNQTPDSPVIFLKPETAQLRPGEDFYYPEFSKDVHYEVELVVKINRAGKNIEEKFAHKYYNEIGIGIDFTARDLQSELKAKGLPWELAKAFNGSAPVSDFVPVSDFADIQDINFSLDVNGQTRQSGNSSLMIYRINYLISFVSKYFMLKTGDLIFTGTPKGVGPVQIGDKLTASIEGKKMLELFVK, encoded by the coding sequence ATGAAAATTATTTGTGTAGGCCGGAATTACGCGGAGCATATCGCCGAACTCAACAATCAGACGCCCGACTCCCCGGTTATATTCCTGAAACCTGAAACCGCACAACTTCGCCCCGGCGAGGATTTTTACTACCCCGAATTTTCAAAAGACGTTCATTATGAAGTGGAACTGGTCGTGAAAATCAACCGGGCAGGGAAAAATATCGAAGAAAAGTTCGCGCATAAATACTATAACGAGATCGGTATCGGTATCGATTTTACTGCCCGCGACCTCCAATCGGAGCTGAAAGCGAAGGGGCTTCCCTGGGAGCTGGCAAAGGCGTTCAACGGCTCCGCGCCGGTATCGGATTTTGTGCCGGTCTCCGATTTTGCCGATATTCAGGACATTAATTTCAGCCTGGACGTGAACGGGCAGACGCGGCAGAGCGGGAACTCTTCCCTGATGATTTACCGCATTAATTACCTGATCTCTTTTGTTTCCAAATACTTTATGCTCAAAACCGGTGACCTGATCTTCACAGGCACACCGAAAGGTGTAGGCCCGGTGCAGATCGGCGACAAGCTGACGGCCTCGATCGAAGGCAAGAAGATGCTCGAACTGTTCGTTAAGTAA
- a CDS encoding NlpC/P60 family protein, with protein sequence MKKYLSQSHSCTIFTLLITTLLFSCDTLRKTPERNTASRGAASRSAVARGRTTPARRPVTKAPARKPAPSRSASTTYNRPAGTANIPQVVQIARTYTGTPYRSGGNDKSGIDCSGLICQVYSEIGVKVPRISWQQSEFGQEVAKVEDIQPGDWLFFVPEAGKEGYVSHAGIVTDVRGRDEIIFIHASTSRGVREDNLFSTYFKGRFVKAMRPF encoded by the coding sequence ATGAAGAAGTACCTTTCCCAATCCCATTCCTGCACGATTTTTACGCTCCTGATCACCACATTGCTGTTTTCCTGCGATACGCTTCGCAAAACACCCGAAAGAAACACAGCCTCGCGCGGCGCGGCCTCACGGAGCGCGGTGGCGCGCGGTCGTACCACCCCCGCCCGCAGGCCCGTGACGAAAGCCCCCGCACGAAAACCGGCCCCTTCACGAAGCGCATCAACGACCTATAACCGCCCGGCCGGCACTGCCAATATCCCTCAGGTTGTGCAAATAGCCCGTACCTATACCGGCACGCCTTACCGCTCCGGCGGAAATGATAAAAGCGGTATCGATTGCTCCGGGCTGATCTGTCAGGTCTACTCCGAAATCGGAGTAAAAGTCCCTCGCATCTCCTGGCAACAATCCGAATTCGGGCAGGAGGTCGCGAAAGTCGAAGATATCCAACCCGGCGACTGGCTGTTTTTTGTACCCGAAGCCGGTAAGGAAGGCTATGTATCCCACGCCGGCATCGTCACCGATGTTCGCGGGCGGGATGAGATCATCTTTATCCATGCCTCAACCTCCCGCGGCGTTCGGGAGGACAACCTGTTTTCGACTTATTTCAAGGGAAGATTT